The genome window GCCAGTCCGCCGACCGGAGTGCCGAAAAACAGCCGCCGGCGCCCCGGTCTACACCCGGCCGCGCCGGAACTGGCACGGTTTTTGCATCTCGGCGAGTTCAACCAATCGGCGGGCGGTGGCGCCTCCGCAAAAACCGTGCCAGTTCCGGCGCCGGCGCTTTCCACGGCGCCGGGGCGGGGCGGCGGCTTGGGCGGGCTGTTTTTCGGCACTCCGGCCCCGGCGGGCCGTTCTGATCGGCTGGCAGGCGGAGCCCATGACCAACGAGTTGCAATTCGAGTTATCGACCGTCGACGGCGCCGCCCGTCGCGGTCGTTACGCGGTGTGCGGGCGCACCGTCGAGACGCCGGCCTTCATGCCCGTGGCCACCCAGGCCACGGTCAAGACGCTGGATTCGGCGGACCTGGAGTGTTTGGGCGCCCAGCAGCTCGTCTGCAACACCTATCATCTCTGGCAGCGGCCGGGGCCGGAGCTGGTCGCCGAAGCCGGCGGTCTGCGCGGCCTGATGGCCCTGGCGGAGGATGGTCCGGCGCTGCTGACGGATTCGGGCGGCTTCCAGGTCTTCAGCCTTTCCGGGCGCAAGGGTCGCGGCGTCACCCTGCCCGGTGAGACGGCGAGGGACAAGGGCGAGGGCTGGGGGCCCCTGGACGGCGAGAACGCCGTGTCCGAAGGCGGTGGCGCCCCCGAGACCGAGCCGTCGATCGTCAGGCGGCTGGACCGCGAGGGCGTCGTCTTCGCCTCGCCGCTGGACGGCAAGCGCTACCGGCTGACCCCGGAACGTTCCGTCGAGGTTCAGCATCGACTGGGCACGGACATCGTCATGGTCCTCGACGAGTGCACCCCCTATCCGGCGACGCCGGAGGAGGTGGGGCGCTCCCTCGAGCTGACCCACCATTGGGAGGAGC of Candidatus Coatesbacteria bacterium contains these proteins:
- the tgt gene encoding tRNA guanosine(34) transglycosylase Tgt yields the protein MTNELQFELSTVDGAARRGRYAVCGRTVETPAFMPVATQATVKTLDSADLECLGAQQLVCNTYHLWQRPGPELVAEAGGLRGLMALAEDGPALLTDSGGFQVFSLSGRKGRGVTLPGETARDKGEGWGPLDGENAVSEGGGAPETEPSIVRRLDREGVVFASPLDGKRYRLTPERSVEVQHRLGTDIVMVLDECTPYPATPEEVGRSLELTHHWEERSLVRHRELNAAAGTRRACFAIVQGGMYPELRARSAAFLAGLEADGYALGGLSVGEPKSIYRRVLEASVELLPVDKPRYVMGVGTPADIVHAVGRGVDLFDCVLPTRNARNGQLFTWAGRLNLRNARFKSDQGPPDPQCGCPVCRRYSRAYLSHLIRAGEFLALRLVTYHNLHFYLELMRRLRQAIENGGTAALAERIAEAYPE